DNA sequence from the Deltaproteobacteria bacterium genome:
AATGCCACGTCAGCTCCTGCGTTCCCTAGGGAATGGGCACGTCGTCGAGCAGGGCGCGCACGTCCACATGACCGCCACTGGGGCGCAGCCGGTGTTCGGCCAGGCTCGGAAAGACCATCTGGACGTCCTCGGGCAAGACATAATCGCGGCCATCCAGAAAGGCCCAGGACCGCGCGGCCCGCACCAGCCCCTGCCCGGCCCGGGGAGACAGCCCATTGACGAACCCGCCGGACCGGGTGCGCTCCAGCAGGGCCCGCACATAGCGCAACAGGGGGTCCGTGGTCCGGACCGCGTCCACCTGCTCCTGAATGAGCAGGACCTCCTCGGCGTTCATGACCGGCTCGGGCAACATCGGCCGTCCGGCGGCATGGGCGCGGCCGAGCAGGGCCAACTCGGAATCCGGGTCCGGATAGCCCAGGCTCAGCCGGAACAGGAAACGGTCCAGCTGCGACTCGGGCAAGGGATAGGTGCCGGCCTGATCCAGGGCGTTCTGCGTGGCCAGGACGAAAAAAGGCCGGGGCAGGGGTCGCGTGGCCCGGTCCAGGCTGACCTGCTGCTCTTCCATGACTTCCAGCAGGGCGCTCTGGGTGCGCGGCGTGCCCCGGTTGATCTCGTCGGCCAGAAGCACGTTGGTGAAGACCGGGCCGGGATGGAAAACAAAGGACGAAGTCTGGGCGTCAAAAATGGACACGCCCAACAGGTCCGCCGGCAGCAGGTCGTTGGTGAACTGCACCCGCTTGAAATCCAGGCCCAGGACAGTGGCCAGGGCCTTGGCCAGGGTGGTCTTGCCGATGCCCGGAATGTCCTCGATCAAAAGGTGTCCACGGGCGAAAAGGCAGGCCAGGGCCAGCCGGATCTGCTGGT
Encoded proteins:
- a CDS encoding MoxR family ATPase produces the protein MSAALNLARTRLGEVILGKDQQIRLALACLFARGHLLIEDIPGIGKTTLAKALATVLGLDFKRVQFTNDLLPADLLGVSIFDAQTSSFVFHPGPVFTNVLLADEINRGTPRTQSALLEVMEEQQVSLDRATRPLPRPFFVLATQNALDQAGTYPLPESQLDRFLFRLSLGYPDPDSELALLGRAHAAGRPMLPEPVMNAEEVLLIQEQVDAVRTTDPLLRYVRALLERTRSGGFVNGLSPRAGQGLVRAARSWAFLDGRDYVLPEDVQMVFPSLAEHRLRPSGGHVDVRALLDDVPIP